The following proteins come from a genomic window of Cronobacter muytjensii ATCC 51329:
- the betB gene encoding betaine-aldehyde dehydrogenase: protein MSRFAEQQLYIDGKYVPAAAGNTFQTINPANGDVLAEVHEAGQADVDRAVEAARKGQKIWAAMTAMERSRILRRAVDILRDRNDELAALETLDTGKPLSETQAVDIVTGADVLEYYAGLIPALEGQQIPLRDTAFVYTRREPLGVVAGIGAWNYPIQIALWKSAPALAAGNAMIFKPSEVTPLTALKLAEIYTEAGLPDGVFSVLNGRGAVTGQLLTEHPGIDKVSFTGGVASGKKVMANAAGSTLKEVTMELGGKSPLIIFDDADLSLAADIAMMANFYSSGQVCTNGTRVFIPAKLKAPFEAKIAERVARIKAGDLNDPATNFGPMVSFAHRDNVMRYIETGIREGARLLCGGKRMTGEGFDNGAWVEPTVFTDCRDEMTIVREEIFGPVMSILTYESEEEAVKRANATDYGLAAGVVTQDLNRAHRVIHQIEAGICWINTWGESAAEMPVGGYKHSGIGRENGLMTLQSYTQVKSVQVEMTRFQSVF from the coding sequence ATGTCCCGATTCGCAGAACAGCAGCTTTATATTGATGGCAAATATGTCCCGGCAGCGGCGGGCAATACCTTCCAGACCATCAACCCGGCGAACGGCGACGTGCTCGCCGAGGTTCATGAAGCCGGTCAGGCCGACGTGGATCGCGCCGTCGAAGCCGCGCGCAAAGGCCAGAAAATCTGGGCGGCGATGACCGCGATGGAACGCTCGCGCATTCTGCGCCGCGCCGTGGATATTCTGCGCGATCGCAATGACGAGCTGGCCGCGCTTGAAACCCTCGACACCGGCAAACCACTGAGTGAAACCCAGGCGGTCGATATCGTCACCGGCGCCGACGTGCTGGAATATTACGCCGGGCTTATCCCCGCGCTGGAAGGCCAGCAGATCCCGCTGCGCGATACCGCTTTTGTGTATACCCGCCGCGAACCGCTTGGCGTGGTGGCGGGGATTGGCGCCTGGAACTACCCCATCCAGATTGCGCTGTGGAAATCTGCCCCGGCGCTGGCTGCGGGCAACGCCATGATCTTCAAGCCAAGCGAAGTCACGCCGCTCACCGCACTGAAACTCGCGGAAATCTACACCGAAGCGGGCCTGCCGGACGGCGTCTTCAGCGTGCTGAACGGCCGTGGCGCGGTCACCGGCCAGTTGCTGACGGAACACCCCGGCATCGACAAAGTCTCGTTTACCGGCGGCGTCGCCAGCGGCAAAAAAGTGATGGCGAACGCGGCGGGCTCGACGCTGAAAGAGGTCACTATGGAGCTTGGCGGAAAATCGCCGCTCATCATTTTTGACGACGCGGATCTGAGTCTCGCCGCCGACATCGCCATGATGGCCAACTTCTACAGTTCAGGCCAGGTCTGCACCAACGGTACGCGCGTCTTTATCCCGGCGAAACTTAAGGCGCCCTTCGAGGCGAAAATCGCTGAGCGCGTGGCGCGCATTAAAGCGGGCGATCTCAACGATCCGGCGACGAATTTCGGGCCGATGGTCAGCTTCGCGCACCGCGACAACGTGATGCGCTACATCGAGACCGGTATCCGTGAAGGCGCGCGCCTGCTGTGCGGCGGCAAACGCATGACCGGCGAGGGGTTTGATAACGGCGCATGGGTCGAGCCGACCGTCTTCACTGACTGTCGCGATGAGATGACCATCGTGCGCGAGGAGATCTTCGGGCCGGTCATGTCGATTCTCACTTATGAGAGCGAAGAAGAAGCGGTGAAACGCGCCAACGCCACCGATTACGGCCTGGCGGCGGGCGTCGTTACGCAGGATCTCAACCGCGCGCACCGCGTCATTCACCAGATTGAAGCGGGCATCTGCTGGATCAACACCTGGGGCGAATCCGCCGCCGAGATGCCGGTCGGCGGCTATAAGCACTCCGGCATTGGCCGCGAGAACGGGCTGATGACCCTGCAAAGCTATACGCAGGTGAAATCCGTGCAGGTCGAGATGACCCGCTTTCAGTCCGTATTTTGA
- the betA gene encoding choline dehydrogenase has protein sequence MEFDYIIIGAGSAGNVLATRLTEDSDVTVLLLEAGGPDYRFDFRTQMPAALAYPLQGKRYNWAYETEPEPYMNNRRMECGRGKGLGGSSLINGMCYVRGNAMDLDNWAQQPGLERWTYLDCLPYYRKSETRDIGANDYHGGDGPVSITTCKPGNNPLFAAMIEAGVQAGYPRTDDLNGYQQEGFGPMDRFVTPKGRRSSTARGYLDTAKPRPNLKIITHATTDRILFDNKRAVGVEYLHGASNAPHKATARREVLLCAGAIASPQILQRSGVGNAAFLKQFNIPVVHDLPGVGENLQDHLEMYLQYECKEPVSLYPALKWWNQPKIGAEWLFNGTGIGASNHFEGGGFIRSREEFAWPNIQYHFLPVAINYNGSNAVEAHGFQCHVGSMRSPSRGHVRIKSRDPRQHPAILFNYMSHEQDWQEFRDAIRITRQIINQPALDKFRGREISPGIDCQTDEQLDEFVRNHAETAYHPCGTCKMGSDEMAVVDGEGRVHGLEGLRVVDASIMPLIITGNLNATTIMIGEKIADNIRGRAPLPRSTASYFVAGDRPVRGEPLRA, from the coding sequence ATGGAATTTGATTACATCATTATCGGAGCCGGATCCGCAGGGAATGTTTTGGCAACAAGACTGACCGAAGACAGTGACGTCACCGTATTACTGCTGGAAGCGGGCGGCCCGGATTACCGCTTTGACTTCCGCACCCAGATGCCGGCGGCGCTGGCTTACCCGCTACAGGGAAAACGCTACAACTGGGCGTATGAGACTGAGCCTGAGCCATACATGAATAACCGCCGCATGGAGTGCGGACGCGGTAAAGGGCTTGGCGGATCGTCGCTGATTAACGGCATGTGTTATGTGCGCGGCAACGCGATGGATCTCGACAACTGGGCGCAGCAGCCCGGTCTTGAGCGCTGGACTTATCTCGACTGCCTGCCCTATTACCGGAAATCGGAAACGCGCGATATCGGCGCTAACGATTACCACGGCGGCGACGGCCCGGTGAGCATCACCACCTGCAAACCCGGCAACAATCCGCTGTTCGCGGCGATGATTGAAGCAGGCGTGCAGGCGGGGTATCCGCGTACCGACGATCTGAACGGCTATCAGCAGGAAGGGTTTGGCCCGATGGACCGTTTCGTGACGCCGAAAGGCCGCCGCTCCAGCACCGCGCGCGGCTATCTCGACACCGCGAAGCCGCGTCCGAACCTGAAAATCATTACCCACGCCACGACCGATCGCATTCTGTTTGACAACAAACGCGCCGTGGGCGTGGAGTATCTCCACGGGGCCAGCAACGCGCCGCATAAAGCGACCGCGCGCCGTGAAGTGCTGCTCTGCGCGGGTGCCATCGCCTCGCCACAGATCCTCCAGCGCTCGGGCGTCGGCAACGCCGCGTTCCTGAAGCAGTTTAATATTCCTGTGGTGCACGATCTGCCGGGCGTCGGCGAGAATCTTCAGGATCACCTGGAGATGTATCTGCAATACGAATGTAAAGAACCGGTGTCGCTCTACCCGGCGCTCAAATGGTGGAACCAGCCGAAAATCGGCGCGGAGTGGCTCTTTAACGGCACCGGCATCGGGGCCAGCAACCACTTCGAGGGCGGCGGCTTTATCCGCAGCCGCGAGGAGTTCGCCTGGCCGAATATTCAGTACCACTTCCTGCCGGTGGCGATTAACTATAACGGCTCCAATGCGGTGGAAGCGCACGGTTTCCAGTGCCACGTCGGCTCCATGCGCTCGCCGAGCCGCGGCCATGTGCGCATTAAATCGCGCGATCCGCGCCAGCATCCGGCTATCCTGTTCAACTACATGTCGCACGAGCAGGACTGGCAGGAGTTCCGCGACGCGATTCGCATCACGCGCCAGATAATCAACCAGCCGGCGCTGGATAAATTCCGTGGCCGTGAGATCAGTCCGGGCATCGACTGTCAGACCGATGAACAGCTTGATGAGTTTGTGCGTAACCACGCGGAAACCGCCTATCACCCCTGCGGCACCTGCAAAATGGGCAGCGATGAGATGGCCGTGGTGGATGGCGAAGGTCGCGTACACGGGCTGGAAGGGCTGCGGGTGGTGGATGCGTCCATTATGCCGCTTATCATCACCGGCAACCTGAACGCGACCACCATCATGATTGGCGAGAAGATTGCGGATAACATTCGCGGTCGCGCGCCGCTGCCGCGCAGCACGGCGAGCTATTTCGTCGCAGGCGATCGCCCGGTGCGCGGCGAGCCGCTGCGCGCGTAA
- a CDS encoding LysR substrate-binding domain-containing protein, with amino-acid sequence MRRKIPGSASLQAFEAAARHGNFARAAQELSLTEGAISRQIAKLEALLGCRLFDRAGSRVRLNPAGARYAHRVRETLERLARDTQYLMGLPEGGRSLDIAALPTFTSRWLIPRLGRFYARHPDITLNIAARTEPFILNGSGFDAALHYDSPAWAGMRVTRLFEERLVPVCHPALLSAGEEGEPLNRLPRIHRRQNPDAWLRWAQETGMHLDNPAQGARYDLHEMAIAAALAGQGVALVPRGYVEDELARGALVAPWPGASTLSKTFCLVKPVESGVNDAALAAFEVWLQDDIQTE; translated from the coding sequence ATGCGCAGAAAAATCCCCGGCAGCGCGTCGCTGCAGGCGTTCGAGGCGGCCGCGCGGCACGGTAATTTCGCCCGTGCCGCGCAGGAGCTTTCGCTGACGGAAGGCGCCATCAGCCGCCAGATAGCGAAGCTGGAAGCGCTGCTCGGCTGTCGGTTGTTCGACCGCGCCGGCAGCCGCGTCAGGCTGAATCCGGCCGGCGCGCGCTACGCCCACCGCGTGCGCGAAACGCTGGAGCGACTCGCTCGCGACACGCAATACCTGATGGGGTTGCCGGAGGGCGGCAGGAGCCTGGACATCGCCGCGCTGCCCACCTTCACCAGCCGCTGGCTTATCCCGCGGCTTGGGCGTTTTTACGCCCGACATCCTGACATCACGCTGAATATCGCCGCCCGAACCGAGCCGTTTATCCTGAACGGCAGCGGTTTTGACGCGGCCCTGCATTATGACAGCCCCGCCTGGGCCGGAATGCGCGTCACGAGGCTTTTTGAAGAGCGGCTGGTGCCGGTGTGCCACCCGGCGCTGCTGAGCGCAGGGGAGGAGGGGGAGCCGCTGAACCGACTGCCGCGCATCCACCGCCGCCAGAACCCTGACGCCTGGCTGCGATGGGCGCAGGAGACCGGTATGCATCTGGATAACCCGGCGCAGGGCGCGCGCTACGATCTGCATGAAATGGCGATTGCCGCTGCGCTTGCCGGTCAGGGTGTGGCGCTGGTACCGCGCGGGTATGTCGAAGATGAACTGGCGCGTGGCGCGCTGGTAGCGCCCTGGCCGGGGGCATCGACGCTCAGCAAAACGTTCTGTCTGGTAAAACCCGTGGAGAGCGGCGTTAACGATGCGGCGCTGGCTGCGTTTGAGGTATGGTTACAGGACGACATTCAGACGGAATAA
- a CDS encoding MBL fold metallo-hydrolase yields MDHPAFPSRQVGDFQVTALSDGNMAASLDLLTGIPTAGADALQRTAGVAAPGEIHINGYLIRGQGRVMLVDAGTGGLNQAGGELLAALRTLGVTPQEVDTILLTHGHPDHLGGLLDSQGAPVYPRAALWLHPLEAAFWRDDARLEGASERVQRAILLARRTLDGYAPRLRFISGDTAITDGIRPVWLPGHTPGHTGFRIDSKGERLLIWGDIVHFPHIQSARPEVSIVFDHDPAQAAATRKRLLAQAAREQLLVAGMHLGRQGFAWVRESDDGYRIGYPEG; encoded by the coding sequence ATGGACCATCCCGCTTTTCCTTCACGCCAGGTTGGCGATTTCCAGGTCACCGCGCTCAGCGACGGCAACATGGCCGCCAGTCTCGATCTGTTAACAGGCATCCCCACCGCCGGGGCCGATGCGCTTCAGCGCACCGCCGGGGTCGCCGCGCCCGGCGAGATTCATATCAATGGTTATCTGATCCGCGGTCAGGGGCGCGTGATGCTGGTGGACGCCGGTACCGGCGGGCTGAACCAGGCGGGCGGGGAGCTGCTCGCTGCCCTGCGAACACTCGGCGTGACGCCGCAGGAGGTGGATACGATATTACTGACCCACGGCCATCCCGATCATCTCGGCGGCCTGCTGGATAGCCAGGGCGCGCCGGTCTACCCGCGCGCCGCGCTCTGGCTGCATCCTCTGGAAGCGGCGTTCTGGCGCGACGACGCGCGGCTTGAGGGCGCAAGCGAACGAGTACAGCGCGCTATTCTGCTCGCCCGCCGCACGCTGGATGGTTATGCGCCGCGTCTGCGTTTTATCTCCGGCGATACCGCCATCACCGACGGTATTCGCCCGGTCTGGCTGCCAGGACACACGCCGGGCCATACCGGGTTTCGCATTGATTCAAAAGGAGAACGCCTGCTTATCTGGGGCGATATCGTGCATTTCCCGCATATCCAGTCCGCGCGACCGGAGGTGTCCATCGTCTTTGACCACGATCCGGCGCAGGCCGCCGCCACCCGCAAGCGCCTTCTGGCGCAGGCCGCCCGCGAGCAATTACTGGTGGCGGGTATGCATCTTGGCCGCCAGGGCTTTGCCTGGGTGCGTGAGTCAGACGACGGCTACCGCATTGGCTATCCCGAAGGCTGA
- a CDS encoding GFA family protein, translating into MNKMNGQCHCGAVKFTVGLTDGLNTARRCNCSYCRMRGAVVVSAPLTGITVLEGKEKLTEYRFNTRQAAHYFCSVCGIYTFHQRRSNPDQYGVNVACLEGISPFDFPEITVTEGIHHPNDGGGGVAGYLRYTPAKPGE; encoded by the coding sequence ATGAATAAAATGAATGGCCAGTGCCATTGCGGCGCGGTGAAATTTACCGTGGGGTTAACGGACGGGCTGAATACCGCCCGGCGTTGCAATTGCTCTTATTGTCGAATGCGCGGCGCGGTAGTGGTTTCCGCGCCGCTCACCGGTATTACGGTGCTGGAGGGTAAGGAAAAACTGACGGAGTATCGCTTTAATACCCGCCAGGCGGCACACTATTTCTGCTCGGTTTGCGGCATATATACTTTCCATCAGCGGCGCTCCAACCCGGACCAGTATGGCGTGAATGTCGCGTGCCTCGAAGGTATATCCCCCTTTGACTTTCCTGAAATCACCGTGACCGAAGGCATCCATCATCCGAATGATGGCGGTGGCGGCGTAGCGGGCTATTTACGCTATACGCCTGCGAAACCGGGCGAGTAA
- the iraP gene encoding anti-adapter protein IraP → MNNVIYSMIAKISKMDAEAKILTAQVEAQALLLSAMLMTIGKNGGMEEMVEGVKKAINAALDAEDNPLKSDTEILLTQFNELLSIACVLDKEKPELDVEALRKLSSSLTSEKRF, encoded by the coding sequence ATGAATAATGTGATTTACAGCATGATTGCCAAAATCTCGAAAATGGATGCGGAAGCGAAAATTCTGACGGCCCAGGTGGAAGCGCAGGCGTTACTGTTAAGCGCCATGCTGATGACTATCGGGAAAAACGGCGGTATGGAAGAGATGGTTGAAGGCGTTAAAAAAGCCATCAATGCGGCGCTGGATGCGGAAGATAATCCGTTAAAATCGGATACCGAAATATTACTCACCCAGTTTAATGAACTGCTTTCTATTGCCTGCGTGCTGGATAAAGAGAAGCCGGAACTGGATGTCGAGGCCTTACGTAAACTCTCATCCTCACTCACCAGCGAGAAACGATTCTGA
- a CDS encoding MFS transporter: protein MTLFSSLPGDEGLPGRERALAMVAVMTSTTMAVFDGAMVNIALPDIARELQVSAADAVWVANGYLLAAAMTLAIFAALAGRLGFRTLFAAGVGLFTLASLGCALADSLSWLVAMRFLQGIGGAATLSIAPAILRTVFPNRLLGRILGMNALLIATSTAVAPVLGGALLAWLGWPWLFAINLAPGALALWLTLRTLPQARRPAHGPFDVPGALLSALMLGAVVMAPDAVSLHAMFGFGALAALSGAALVWRLRRAPEPLLPPQLFASPRFTLAALTSLASFISQGMTFVALPFLFQSVYGYSALNAALLFTAWPVGIMLVAPCAGRLADRHAPALIATAGLAVFVAGLVALALLPAQASAGDISLRGLLCGLGFGVFQSPNNREMLANASREHSGYASGVLAIMRTFGQCVGAALVGVILALGAPSEESLAQASGVRLALWVAAAASLLALGVSLSRLRRG from the coding sequence ATGACACTGTTTTCCAGCCTACCCGGCGATGAAGGGCTGCCGGGGCGCGAGCGGGCGCTCGCGATGGTCGCGGTGATGACCAGCACGACGATGGCCGTGTTTGACGGCGCGATGGTAAATATCGCGCTGCCGGATATTGCCCGTGAATTACAGGTGAGCGCTGCGGATGCCGTCTGGGTGGCGAACGGCTATCTGCTGGCCGCCGCCATGACGCTCGCGATTTTCGCGGCGCTGGCAGGAAGGCTTGGCTTTCGCACGCTATTTGCCGCAGGCGTGGGGCTTTTTACACTGGCGTCGCTCGGCTGCGCGCTGGCCGATTCGCTCTCATGGCTGGTGGCGATGCGGTTTTTACAGGGCATTGGCGGTGCGGCGACGCTCAGCATCGCGCCGGCTATCCTGCGTACCGTTTTTCCCAACCGGCTGCTGGGGCGCATTCTCGGGATGAACGCGCTGCTTATCGCCACCAGCACGGCGGTGGCGCCGGTACTCGGCGGCGCGCTGCTGGCCTGGCTCGGCTGGCCGTGGCTGTTTGCGATTAATCTCGCGCCAGGGGCGCTCGCGCTGTGGCTGACGCTGCGCACGCTCCCGCAGGCGCGTCGCCCGGCTCACGGGCCGTTTGACGTTCCGGGCGCGCTGCTCTCGGCGCTGATGCTGGGGGCGGTGGTGATGGCGCCGGACGCCGTATCGTTGCATGCCATGTTTGGCTTCGGCGCGCTGGCGGCGCTGTCGGGCGCCGCGCTGGTCTGGCGTCTCAGACGCGCACCGGAGCCGCTTCTGCCGCCGCAGCTCTTTGCCAGCCCCCGTTTTACCCTGGCCGCGCTTACTTCGCTGGCGTCGTTTATCAGCCAGGGAATGACCTTTGTGGCGCTGCCGTTTCTGTTTCAGAGCGTGTATGGCTACAGCGCGCTGAACGCGGCGCTGCTTTTCACCGCCTGGCCGGTGGGCATTATGCTGGTCGCCCCCTGTGCCGGACGCCTTGCCGACCGCCACGCGCCGGCGCTTATCGCAACCGCCGGGCTTGCAGTGTTCGTGGCGGGCCTCGTGGCGCTGGCGCTGTTGCCCGCGCAGGCGAGCGCAGGGGATATCAGCCTGCGCGGATTGCTGTGCGGCCTGGGCTTTGGCGTTTTTCAAAGCCCGAATAACCGCGAAATGCTGGCGAATGCCTCGCGCGAGCACAGCGGCTATGCCTCCGGCGTGCTGGCGATTATGCGCACGTTCGGTCAGTGCGTGGGGGCGGCGTTGGTCGGGGTTATCCTGGCGCTCGGCGCGCCGTCTGAAGAGAGCCTGGCGCAGGCGTCTGGTGTGAGGCTCGCGCTGTGGGTCGCTGCCGCCGCGTCGCTGCTCGCGCTCGGCGTCAGCCTCAGCCGGCTGCGACGCGGCTGA
- a CDS encoding LysR family transcriptional regulator, whose protein sequence is MNEPDLNLLFALDVLLAEKSVAAAARRLGLSASAMSRTLGRLREATGDPLLVRAGRQMVLTPYAHAIRERTQSAVFAARAVLRPAPQAFNIATHQQTFTLRANDGFVEAFGPRLIARAASAAPGVRLRFAPKPVKTDRPLREGDADLEIGVPGEMGPEIRLQRLFQDRFVGVVRETHPLAARAGVTPQEYVAWPHVVASRRGLLTGPVDEGLAALGLTRTVAAVVPGFPAALAVARASDLVALVPASFLINLPPAPGIAWFELPVATRPITVSQMWHPRSEADPAHRWLRQFVLGECRALMPEG, encoded by the coding sequence ATGAATGAGCCGGATCTGAACCTGTTGTTCGCGCTGGATGTATTACTGGCCGAGAAAAGCGTAGCGGCGGCGGCGCGGCGACTCGGATTAAGCGCCTCGGCGATGAGCCGCACGCTGGGCCGTCTGCGTGAGGCCACTGGCGATCCGCTGCTGGTGCGCGCCGGCCGCCAGATGGTGCTTACGCCATACGCGCACGCTATCCGCGAGCGTACGCAGAGCGCAGTATTTGCCGCCCGCGCCGTGCTACGCCCCGCGCCGCAGGCATTCAATATCGCCACCCATCAGCAGACGTTTACGCTTCGCGCCAACGACGGGTTTGTGGAGGCGTTCGGCCCGCGCCTTATCGCCCGCGCCGCCAGCGCTGCGCCCGGCGTGCGCCTGCGTTTTGCGCCGAAGCCCGTTAAAACCGACCGGCCACTGCGCGAAGGCGATGCGGATCTGGAAATCGGCGTGCCGGGCGAGATGGGCCCGGAAATCAGGCTGCAACGGCTGTTCCAGGACCGTTTTGTGGGCGTGGTGAGAGAGACGCATCCGCTGGCGGCGCGCGCTGGCGTGACGCCGCAGGAGTATGTCGCCTGGCCGCATGTGGTGGCCTCGCGGCGCGGCCTGCTCACCGGGCCGGTGGATGAGGGGCTGGCGGCGCTCGGCCTTACGCGCACGGTCGCCGCCGTGGTGCCGGGCTTTCCGGCGGCGCTGGCGGTCGCGCGCGCAAGCGATCTGGTGGCGCTGGTGCCCGCGTCGTTTCTGATAAACCTGCCGCCCGCACCCGGTATCGCGTGGTTTGAACTGCCGGTGGCGACCCGCCCCATTACGGTATCGCAGATGTGGCACCCGCGCTCAGAGGCCGACCCGGCGCACCGCTGGCTGCGCCAGTTTGTGCTCGGCGAATGCCGCGCGCTGATGCCTGAGGGCTAA
- the fdhF gene encoding formate dehydrogenase subunit alpha has translation MKKVVTVCPYCASGCKINLVVDNGKVVKAEAAMGKTNQGDLCLKGYYGWDFINDTQILTPRLKTPMIRRERGGRLEAVSWDEALDYVAQRLGAIKASYGPDAIMTTGSSRGTGNETNYVMQKFARAVIGTNNVDCCARVUHGPSVAGLHQSVGNGAMSNSITGIENTDLVFVFGYNPADSHPIVANRIIKAKKNGAKIIVCDPRKIETARIADMHLALKNGSNIALLNAMGHVIIEEDLWDHAFVSARTEGFEEYRKIVEGYTPESVEAITGVSAAEIRQAARLYAQAKSAAILWGMGVTQFYQGVETVRSLTSLALLTGNLGKPSAGVNPVRGQNNVQGACDMGALPDTYPGYQYVNNPAHREKFARAWGVESLPAHTGYRISELPHRVAHGEVRAAYIMGEDPLQTDAELSAVRQAFASLELVIVQDIFMTKTAAAADVILPSTSWGEHEGVYTAADRGFQRFFKAVEPKWDLKTDWQIISAIATRMGYPMHYDNTQQIWDELRGLCPDFYGATYEKMGELGYIQWPCRDESQADQGTDYLFESEFSTPNGLGQFFTCDWAPPLDRVNDDYPLVLSTVREVGHYSCRSMTGNCAALAALADEPGYAQINTADAKRLGIDDEALVWVVSRKGKVITRAQVSDRPNRGAVYMTYQWWIGACNELVAENLSPITKTPEYKYCAVRVEPIRDQRAAEQYVIDEYNALKARLRESAKG, from the coding sequence ATGAAAAAAGTCGTCACGGTATGCCCCTATTGCGCGTCGGGTTGCAAAATCAACCTGGTCGTCGATAACGGCAAAGTCGTTAAGGCGGAAGCGGCAATGGGCAAAACCAATCAGGGGGACTTATGCCTGAAAGGCTATTACGGCTGGGATTTTATTAATGATACCCAGATCCTCACGCCGCGCCTGAAAACGCCGATGATCCGTCGCGAACGGGGCGGCAGGCTGGAGGCGGTCTCGTGGGACGAGGCGCTCGATTATGTGGCGCAGCGCCTTGGCGCGATAAAAGCGAGCTATGGCCCGGACGCGATCATGACGACAGGCTCGTCACGCGGCACCGGCAATGAAACCAACTACGTGATGCAAAAATTTGCCCGCGCGGTTATCGGCACCAATAACGTCGATTGCTGCGCGCGCGTCTGACACGGCCCTTCGGTTGCAGGTCTGCACCAGTCGGTCGGTAATGGCGCCATGAGCAATTCCATCACGGGTATTGAAAATACCGATTTAGTCTTTGTCTTCGGGTATAACCCGGCGGATTCACATCCGATCGTCGCCAATCGGATCATTAAAGCGAAGAAAAACGGCGCGAAAATCATCGTCTGCGATCCGCGTAAAATCGAAACCGCGCGCATTGCGGATATGCATCTGGCGCTGAAAAACGGCTCTAACATCGCGCTTCTGAACGCGATGGGCCACGTCATTATCGAGGAAGATCTCTGGGACCACGCTTTTGTCAGCGCCCGTACCGAAGGCTTCGAGGAGTACCGCAAGATAGTCGAAGGCTATACGCCGGAGTCGGTGGAGGCGATAACTGGCGTCAGCGCGGCGGAGATCCGCCAGGCGGCGCGGCTCTACGCGCAGGCGAAGAGCGCGGCGATCCTCTGGGGCATGGGCGTCACCCAGTTTTACCAGGGAGTGGAGACCGTGCGTTCGCTCACGAGCCTGGCGTTGCTGACCGGCAACCTCGGCAAACCGAGCGCGGGCGTCAACCCGGTACGCGGGCAGAACAACGTGCAGGGCGCGTGCGATATGGGCGCGCTGCCGGACACCTACCCGGGCTATCAGTATGTGAACAACCCCGCGCACCGCGAAAAATTCGCCCGCGCCTGGGGCGTTGAGTCGCTGCCCGCGCATACCGGCTATCGCATCAGCGAGCTGCCGCACCGCGTGGCGCATGGCGAGGTGCGCGCCGCCTACATTATGGGCGAAGATCCGCTGCAGACCGATGCCGAGCTGTCGGCGGTGCGTCAGGCGTTTGCGAGCCTGGAGCTGGTTATCGTGCAGGATATCTTCATGACCAAAACCGCGGCGGCGGCGGATGTGATTTTACCGTCCACCTCGTGGGGCGAACATGAAGGGGTGTATACGGCGGCAGACCGCGGCTTCCAGCGCTTCTTCAAAGCGGTGGAGCCGAAGTGGGATCTGAAAACCGACTGGCAAATCATCAGCGCCATCGCCACCCGCATGGGCTACCCGATGCATTACGACAACACGCAGCAGATCTGGGATGAGCTGCGCGGGCTGTGCCCGGATTTTTACGGGGCTACCTACGAGAAAATGGGTGAGCTCGGCTACATCCAGTGGCCGTGTCGTGATGAATCGCAGGCCGATCAGGGCACCGATTATCTGTTTGAAAGCGAGTTTTCCACGCCGAACGGGCTTGGGCAGTTCTTTACCTGCGACTGGGCGCCGCCGCTGGATCGGGTGAATGACGACTATCCGCTGGTGCTCTCCACCGTGCGTGAAGTCGGGCATTACTCGTGCCGCTCGATGACCGGCAACTGCGCGGCGCTCGCCGCCCTTGCCGACGAACCAGGCTACGCGCAGATCAACACCGCTGACGCGAAGCGGCTCGGAATTGACGACGAGGCGCTGGTGTGGGTGGTGTCACGCAAGGGGAAAGTCATCACCCGCGCGCAGGTAAGCGACAGGCCGAACCGGGGCGCGGTTTATATGACGTATCAGTGGTGGATCGGCGCGTGTAACGAGCTGGTGGCGGAAAATTTAAGCCCCATCACCAAAACGCCGGAGTACAAATACTGCGCCGTGCGCGTCGAGCCGATTCGCGATCAGCGGGCCGCCGAGCAGTATGTGATTGATGAGTACAACGCGCTGAAAGCCCGGCTGCGGGAATCCGCAAAGGGGTAA